The following are encoded together in the Aerococcus mictus genome:
- the aroD gene encoding type I 3-dehydroquinate dehydratase, which produces MKEVVVKDVTIGKGRPKVIIPVVANSEKAIIDTFSKINQEPCDLIEWRIDHFDDVLEEGAVAALSHKLKGACPKPLLITFRTQHEGGACQLDDEGYQKLYQTIIAEADFELLDIEMMMPEDMVTTLIDRAHQKGIKVILSNHDFDKTPKKETIIDRLSRMEEKGADIAKIAVMPNENADVVTLLNATFERYQVAETPLITMSMGQLGMVSRLAGELFGSQASFGALGQVSAPGQAPVEDLHNVLNLLTLNAE; this is translated from the coding sequence ATGAAAGAAGTAGTCGTTAAAGACGTTACTATCGGAAAGGGTCGGCCTAAGGTCATTATTCCAGTAGTAGCTAATAGCGAGAAAGCAATTATCGATACTTTCTCAAAGATCAACCAAGAACCCTGCGATTTAATTGAATGGCGAATTGACCATTTCGATGACGTCTTAGAAGAAGGCGCTGTGGCTGCTCTAAGTCACAAATTGAAAGGAGCTTGTCCCAAGCCATTGTTAATTACTTTCCGTACGCAACATGAAGGCGGCGCATGCCAATTGGATGATGAGGGCTATCAAAAACTCTATCAGACCATTATTGCAGAAGCAGATTTTGAATTATTGGATATCGAAATGATGATGCCTGAAGACATGGTAACTACACTTATTGATCGGGCTCATCAAAAAGGGATTAAAGTGATTCTAAGTAATCATGATTTTGACAAAACACCGAAAAAGGAAACCATTATCGATCGCCTATCAAGGATGGAAGAAAAAGGTGCTGATATCGCAAAAATTGCGGTTATGCCTAATGAAAATGCAGATGTCGTGACTCTGCTTAATGCCACCTTTGAGCGTTATCAAGTTGCTGAAACACCTTTAATCACCATGTCTATGGGGCAACTAGGGATGGTCAGTCGTTTAGCTGGCGAACTCTTTGGGTCTCAAGCAAGTTTTGGTGCCCTAGGCCAGGTTTCCGCGCCGGGCCAAGCACCCGTAGAAGATTTGCATAATGTTCTTAATTTATTGACATTAAATGCGGAATAA
- a CDS encoding MFS transporter: protein MRNNRYLPTALGLYINYIIHGMGVIIISQNQNMLMEQWGTDLAGIGSVIGWLGIGRLIAIVISGPLSDRFGRKPFVYLGMATYMAYFLGLIYSHSVAMASVFALIAGLSNSFLDSGTYPALMESFPENAGTANVLIKAFVQIGQFLLPLIIGFLTNNSLWFGWSFIIAVAVLGINMLTMWRMPFPDEDAKEQAEETGGDDFVSAVKFKSKPKWYIEGIAFVIYGFISQATFYLISQSLNTYGQMAAGLSMNEANALMSYYSVGSLLCVFVTAVVATKVRSVKLVAGYTFMSLVAAVLMWLYPTPLMLKVGAAMIGFFAAGGVMQLGLTVMGEMFPQGKGTVTSIFYTFGSVASWLIPNISPWLIENYDISAVMLFEVIIAAIGFIIGVIIFIRYYQVVDTSEMPE from the coding sequence CATCATTTCCCAGAACCAGAACATGCTCATGGAGCAATGGGGTACTGATTTAGCGGGTATCGGTTCAGTGATTGGTTGGTTAGGTATTGGTCGTTTGATAGCTATTGTTATTTCTGGACCACTCTCAGATAGATTTGGGCGGAAACCTTTTGTTTATTTGGGAATGGCAACCTACATGGCTTATTTCTTAGGACTTATTTATAGCCATAGCGTAGCCATGGCCTCTGTTTTTGCCTTAATTGCTGGTTTATCTAACTCATTCCTAGATTCAGGAACATATCCAGCTTTAATGGAATCCTTCCCTGAAAATGCTGGGACAGCAAACGTTTTGATTAAAGCTTTTGTACAAATTGGTCAATTCCTCTTGCCATTGATCATTGGTTTCTTAACCAATAACTCCCTATGGTTCGGTTGGTCATTTATTATTGCCGTAGCTGTTTTAGGAATTAATATGTTAACCATGTGGAGAATGCCTTTCCCGGATGAGGATGCTAAAGAACAAGCGGAAGAAACCGGTGGCGATGACTTTGTTTCTGCAGTTAAATTTAAATCAAAACCTAAATGGTATATAGAAGGAATCGCCTTTGTAATCTATGGCTTTATTTCCCAAGCTACCTTTTACTTAATTTCGCAATCATTAAATACTTATGGACAAATGGCAGCGGGTTTATCAATGAATGAAGCCAATGCTTTGATGTCTTATTACTCAGTAGGATCCTTACTCTGTGTCTTCGTGACAGCTGTTGTCGCGACAAAAGTACGTTCAGTAAAACTTGTTGCAGGCTATACTTTCATGTCTTTAGTTGCTGCCGTTTTGATGTGGCTATACCCAACGCCATTGATGCTTAAAGTTGGTGCCGCAATGATTGGATTCTTTGCTGCTGGTGGTGTTATGCAGTTAGGCTTAACGGTTATGGGAGAAATGTTCCCTCAAGGAAAAGGTACCGTCACCAGTATCTTCTATACCTTTGGGAGTGTCGCTTCATGGCTCATCCCTAATATCAGTCCTTGGTTAATTGAAAATTATGATATAAGCGCTGTGATGTTATTTGAAGTCATTATCGCTGCGATCGGATTTATCATCGGTGTGATTATCTTTATCCGTTACTATCAAGTCGTTGATACTAGCGAAATGCCAGAATAA